One genomic window of Arvicola amphibius chromosome 4, mArvAmp1.2, whole genome shotgun sequence includes the following:
- the Myh1 gene encoding myosin-1 isoform X1: MSSDAEMAVFGEAAPYLRKSEKERIEAQNKPFDAKSSVFVVDPKESFVKATVQSREGGKVTAKTEGGATVTVKDDQVFPMNPPKYDKIEDMAMMTHLHEPAVLYNLKERYAAWMIYTYSGLFCVTVNPYKWLPVYNAEVVAAYRGKKRQEAPPHIFSISDNAYQFMLTDRENQSILITGESGAGKTVNTKRVIQYFATIAVTGEKKKEEATSGKMQGTLEDQIISANPLLEAFGNAKTVRNDNSSRFGKFIRIHFGTTGKLASADIETYLLEKSRVTFQLKAERSYHIFYQIMSNKKPDLIEMLLITTNPYDYAFVSQGEITVPSIDDQEELMATDSAIDILGFTSDERVSIYKLTGAVMHYGNMKFKQKQREEQAEPDGTEVADKAAYLQNLNSADLLKALCYPRVKVGNEYVTKGQTVQQVYNSVGALAKAVYEKMFLWMVTRINQQLDTKQPRQYFIGVLDIAGFEIFDFNSLEQLCINFTNEKLQQFFNHHMFVLEQEEYKKEGIEWEFIDFGMDLAACIELIEKPMGIFSILEEECMFPKATDTSFKNKLYEQHLGKSNNFQKPKPAKGKVEAHFSLVHYAGTVDYNIAGWLDKNKDPLNETVVGLYQKSSMKTLAYLFSGAAAAAEAGKSGGGGGKKGAKKKGSSFQTVSALFRENLNKLMTNLRSTHPHFVRCIIPNETKTPGAMEHELVLHQLRCNGVLEGIRICRKGFPSRILYADFKQRYKVLNASAIPEGQFIDSKKASEKLLGSIDIDHTQYKFGHTKVFFKAGLLGLLEEMRDDKLAQLITRTQAMCRGFLARVEYQKMVERRESIFCIQYNVRAFMNVKHWPWMKLYFKIKPLLKSAETEKEMANMKEEFEKAKENLAKAEAKRKELEEKMVALMQEKNDLQLQVQAEADSLADAEERCDQLIKTKIQLEAKIKEVTERAEDEEEINAELTAKKRKLEDECSELKKDIDDLELTLAKVEKEKHATENKVKNLTEEMAGLDETIAKLTKEKKALQEAHQQTLDDLQAEEDKVNTLTKAKIKLEQQVDDLEGSLEQEKKIRMDLERAKRKLEGDLKLAQESTMDVENDKQQLDEKLKKKEFEMSNLQSKIEDEQALGMQLQKKIKELQARIEELEEEIEAERASRAKAEKQRSDLSRELEEISERLEEAGGATSAQIEMNKKREAEFQKMRRDLEEATLQHEATAATLRKKHADSVAELGEQIDNLQRVKQKLEKEKSEMKMEIDDLASNMEVISKSKGNLEKMCRTLEDQVSELKTKEEEQQRLINELTAQRGRLQTESGEYSRQLDEKDSLVSQLSRGKQAFTQQIEELKRQLEEEIKAKSALAHALQSSRHDCDLLREQYEEEQEAKAELQRAMSKANSEVAQWRTKYETDAIQRTEELEEAKKKLAQRLQDAEEHVEAVNAKCASLEKTKQRLQNEVEDLMIDVERTNAACAALDKKQRNFDKILAEWKQKYEETHAELEASQKESRSLSTELFKVKNAYEESLDHLETLKRENKNLQQEISDLTEQIAEGGKRIHELEKIKKQIEQEKSELQAALEEAEASLEHEEGKILRIQLELNQVKSEIDRKIAEKDEEIDQLKRNHIRVVESMQSTLDAEIRSRNDAIRIKKKMEGDLNEMEIQLNHSNRMAAEALRNYRNTQGILKDTQLHLDDALRGQEDLKEQLAMVERRANLLQAEIEELRATLEQTERSRKIAEQELLDASERVQLLHTQNTSLINTKKKLETDISQIQGEMEDIVQEARNAEEKAKKAITDAAMMAEELKKEQDTSAHLERMKKNMEQTVKDLQHRLDEAEQLALKGGKKQIQKLEARVRELEGEVENEQKRNVEAIKGLRKHERRVKELTYQTEEDRKNVLRLQDLVDKLQSKVKAYKRQAEEAEEQSNVNLAKFRKLQHELEEAEERADIAESQVNKLRVKSREVHTKVISEE; this comes from the exons ATGAGTTCCGACGCCGAGATGGCCGTTTTCGGGGAGGCTGCTCCTTACCTCCGAAAGTCTGAAAAGGAGCGAATCGAGGCTCAGAACAAGCCTTTCGATGCCAAGTCATCCGTGTTCGTGGTGGACCCTAAGGAGTCTTTTGTGAAGGCAACAGTGCAGAGCAGGGAAGGGGGCAAGGTGACAGCCAAGACCGAAGGAGGAGCT ACTGTAACAGTaaaggatgatcaagtcttccccATGAACCCTCCCAAGTACGACAAGATCGAGGACATGGCCATGATGACCCACCTGCATGAGCCCGCCGTGCTGTACAACCTCAAAGAGCGCTATGCAGCCTGGATGATCTAT ACCTACTCGGGCCTGTTCTGCGTCACCGTCAACCCCTACAAGTGGCTGCCGGTGTACAACGCAGAGGTGGTGGCGGCCTACCGAGGCAAAAAGCGCCAGGAGGCCCCgccccacatcttctccatctCTGACAACGCCTACCAGTTCATGCTGACGG ATCGGGAGAATCAGTCTATTTTGATCAC TGGAGAATCTGGGGCCGGAAAAACTGTGAACACCAAGCGTGTCATCCAGTACTTTGCAACAATTGCAGTCactggggagaagaagaaggaggaggcgACTTCTGGCAAAATGCAG GGGACTCTGGAAGATCAAATCATCAGCGCCAACCCCCTGCTAGAGGCTTTTGGCAACGCCAAGACCGTGAGGAATGACAACTCCTCTCGCTTT GGTAAATTCATCAGGATCCACTTCGGCACCACAGGGAAACTGGCTTCTGCTGATATTGAAACAT ATCTTCTGGAGAAGTCTAGAGTCACTTTCCAGCTAAAAGCTGAAAGGAGCTACCACATCTTCTATCAGATCATGTCTAACAAGAAGCCAGATCTAATTG AAATGCTCCTGATCACCACCAACCCATATGACTACGCCTTTGTCAGTCAGGGGGAGATCACAGTGCCCAGCATTGATGACCAAGAAGAGCTGATGGCCACAGAT AGTGCCATTGATATTCTGGGCTTCACTTCTGATGAAAGAGTCTCCATCTATAAGCTCACAGGAGCCGTGATGCATTATGGGAACATGAAGTTCAAGCAGAAGCAACGGGAGGAGCAAGCTGAGCCAGATGGCACTGAAG TTGCTGACAAGGCTGCCTATCTCCAGAATCTGAACTCTGCTGACCTGCTCAAAGCCCTGTGCTACCCCAGGGTCAAGGTCGGCAATGAGTACGTCACCAAAGGCCAGACGGTGCAGCAG GTGTACAACTCAGTGGGCGCCCTGGCCAAAGCCGTCTACGAGAAGATGTTCCTATGGATGGTCACCCGCATCAACCAGCAGCTGGACACTAAGCAGCCCAGGCAGTACTTCATCGGGGTCTTGGACATTGCTGGCTTTGAGATCTTTGAT TTCAACAGCCTGGAGCAGCTGTGCATCAACTTCACCAACGAGAAGCTGCAGCAGTTCTTCAACCACCACATGTTcgtgctggagcaggaggagtACAAGAAGGAAGGCATCGAGTGGGAGTTCATCGACTTCGGGATGGACCTGGCCGCCTGCATCGAGCTCATCGAGAAG CCGATGGGCATCTTCTCCATCCTGGAAGAGGAGTGCATGTTCCCCAAGGCAACAGACACCTCCTTCAAGAACAAGCTGTATGAACAGCATCTTGGAAAGTCCAACAACTTCCAGAAGCCCAAGCCTGCCAAAGGCAAGGTGGAAGCCCACTTCTCTCTGGTGCACTATGCGGGCACTGTAGACTACAACATTGCCGGCTGGCTGGACAAGAACAAGGACCCCCTGAATGAGACTGTGGTGGGGCTCTACCAGAAGTCTTCAATGAAAACTCTGGCTTACCTCTTCTctggggcagcagcagcagctgaagcAGGTA AGTCTGGTGGTGGCGGTGGAAAGAAAGGGGCCAAGAAGAAGGGTTCTTCTTTCCAGACTGTGTCAGCCCTCTTCAGG GAGAATCTGAACAAGTTGATGACCAACCTGAGGAGCACCCACCCCCACTTTGTGCGGTGCATCATCCCTAATGAAACTAAGACTCCTG GTGCCATGGAGCACGAACTGGTCCTGCACCAGCTGAGGTGTAACGGTGTGCTGGAAGGCATCCGCATCTGTAGGAAGGGCTTCCCCAGCAGGATCCTCTATGCAGACTTCAAGCagag ATACAAGGTGTTAAACGCAAGCGCCATCCCCGAGGGACAATTCATCGATAGCAAGAAGGCTTCTGAGAAGCTCCTTGGCTCCATCGACATTGACCACACTCAGTATAAGTTTGGTCACACCAAG GTCTTCTTCAAAGCTGGTCTTCTGGGGCTCCTAGAGGAGATGAGAGATGACAAGTTGGCCCAGCTGATTACCCGCACCCAGGCCATGTGCAGAGGGTTCTTGGCAAGAGTGGAGTACCAGAAGATGGTGGAGAGGAG AGAGTCCATCTTCTGCATCCAGTACAATGTCCGTGCCTTCATGAATGTGAAGCACTGGCCCTGGATGAAGCTGTATTTCAAGATCAAACCTCTCCTGAAGAGCGCAGAGACCGAGAAGGAGATGGCCAACATGAAGGAAGAATTTGAAAAAGCTAAGGAAAACCTTGCCAAGGCAGAGGCCaaaaggaaagaactggaagAGAAGATGGTAGCTCTGATGCAAGAGAAAAATGACCTGCAGCTCCAAGTTCAGGCT GAAGCAGACAGCTTGGCTGATGCAGAGGAACGATGCGACCAGCTGATCAAAACCAAAATCCAGCTGGAGGCCAAAATCAAAGAGGTGACCGAGAGAGCAGAGGACGAGGAGGAGATCAACGCCGAGCTGACGGCCaagaagaggaagctggaggaCGAGTGCTCAGAGCTGAAGAAAGACATCGACGATCTTGAGCTGACCCTGGCCAAGGTGGAGAAGGAGAAGCACGCCACAGAGAACAAG GTGAAAAACCTCACAGAGGAGATGGCGGGCCTGGACGAAACCATCGCCAAGCTGACCAAGGAGAAGAAGGCCCTCCAAGAGGCCCACCAGCAGACGCTGGATGACCTGCAGGCAGAGGAGGACAAAGTCAACACTCTGACCAAAGCCAAAATCAAGCTTGAACAGCAAGTGGATGAT CTTGAAGGCTCTctggaacaagaaaagaaaatccggATGGACCTAGAGAGGGCGAAGAGAAAGCTAGAGGGGGACCTCAAATTGGCCCAAGAATCCACAATGGATGTAGAAAACGACAAGCAGCAGCTtgatgaaaaacttaaaaa GAAAGAGTTTGAGATGAGCAATCTGCAGAGCAAGATTGAAGACGAGCAGGCCCTCGGCATGCAGCTGCAGAAGAAGATCAAGGAGCTGCAG GCCCGCAtcgaggagctggaggaggaaatCGAGGCAGAGAGGGCCTCCAGGGCCAAAGCAGAGAAGCAGCGCTCTGACCTCTCCCGGGAACTGGAGGAGATCAGCGAGAGGCTGGAGGAAGCTGGCGGAGCCACTTCTGCCCAGATCGAGATGAACAAGAAGAGAGAGGCTGAGTTCCAGAAGATGCGCAGGGACCTGGAGGAGGCCACCCTGCAGCATGAAGCCACAGCAGCCACCCTGAGGAAGAAGCACGCAGACAGCGTGGCTGAGCTTGGGGAGCAGATTGACAACCTGCAGCGGGTCAAGCAGaagctggagaaggagaagagcgAGATGAAGATGGAGATCGACGACCTCGCTAGTAACATGGAGGTTATTTCCAAATCCAAG GGCAACCTTGAAAAGATGTGCCGCACCCTGGAAGACCAAGTCAGTGAGCTGAAGACCAAGGAGGAAGAACAGCAGCGGCTGATCAACGAGCTGACGGCCCAGAGAGGGCGTCTGCAGACGGAGTCAG GTGAATATTCACGCCAGCTAGATGAAAAGGACTCACTAGTGTCCCAGCTCTCCAGGGGCAAACAGGCGTTCACACAACAGATTGAGGAGCTGAAGAGGCAACTGGAAGAGGAGATAAAG GCCAAGAGTGCCCTGGCTCACGCTCTTCAGTCTTCCCGCCATGACTGTGACCTGCTGCGGGAACAGTATGAGGAGGAACAGGAGGCCAAGGCTGAGCTGCAGAGGGCCATGTCTAAGGCCAACAGCGAGGTGGCCCAGTGGAGGACAAAATATGAGACTGACGCCATCCAGCGCACGGAGGAGCTGGAAGAGGCCAA GAAGAAGCTGGCTCAGCGTCTTCAGGATGCTGAGGAGCATGTGGAAGCCGTGAACGCCAAGTGtgcttccctggagaagacaaaGCAGAGGCTGCAGAACGAGGTGGAGGACCTCATGATTGATGTGGAGAGGACCAACGCGGCCTGCGCTGCCCTGGACAAGAAGCAGCGAAATTTTGACAAG ATTCTGGCAGAATGGAAACAGAAGTACGAGGAAACCCACGCTGAGCTTGAAGCCTCCCAAAAGGAGTCCCGCTCTCTCAGCACAGAGCTGTTCAAGGTGAAGAACGCTTATGAGGAATCTTTAGACCATCTCGAAACCTTGAAACGGGAAAATAAGAATTTGCAGC AGGAGATTTCGGATCTCACTGAACAGATTGCAGAAGGGGGGAAACGCATCCATGAACTGGAAAAAATCAAGAAGCAAATTGAGCAGGAAAAATCTGAGCTTCAGGCCGCTTtagaggaagcagag GCATCTCTGGAGCATGAGGAGGGAAAGATCCTGCGCATCCAGCTGGAGCTGAACCAAGTCAAGTCTGAGATCGACAGGAAGATTGCCGAGAAGGACGAGGAGATCGACCAGCTGAAGAGAAACCACATTAGAGTCGTGGAGTCCATGCAGAGCACGCTGGACGCGGAGATCAGGAGCAGGAATGATGCCATCAGGatcaagaagaagatggagggagaCCTCAATGAGATGGAAATCCAGCTGAACCACTCCAACCGCATGGCTGCCGAGGCCCTGAGAAACTACAGGAACACACAAGGCATCCTCAAG GACACCCAGCTGCACCTGGATGATGCTCTCCGGGGCCAGGAGGACCTGAAGGAGCAGCTAGCCATGGTTGAGCGCAGAGCCAACCTGCTGCAGGCTGAGATCGAGGAGCTGCGGGCCACGCTGGAGCAGacagagaggagcaggaagatTGCAGAGCAGGAACTGCTGGATGCCAGTGAGCGCGTGCAGCTCCTCCACACCCAG AACACCAGCCTCATCAACACCAAGAagaagctggagacagacatttCCCAAATCCAGGGAGAGATGGAGGACATCGTCCAGGAAGCCCGCAACGCAGAAGAGAAGGCCAAGAAAGCCATCACTGAT GCCGCCATGATGGCggaggagctgaagaaggagcaggacaccagcGCCCACCTGGAGCGGATGAAGAAGAACATGGAGCAGACGGTGAAGGACCTGCAGCACCGTCTAGACGAGGCTGAGCAGCTGGCGCTGAAGGGTGGCAAGAAGCAGATCCAGAAACTGGAGGCCAGG GTCCGTGAACTTGAGGGAGAAGTTGAAAACGAACAGAAGCGCAATGTTGAAGCAATCAAGGGTCTGCGCAAACACGAGAGAAGAGTGAAGGAGCTCACTTACCAG ACTGAGGAAGACCGCAAGAATGTTCTCAGGCTCCAGGACCTTGTGGACAAACTGCAATCAAAGGTGAAAGCCTACAAGAGACAAGCCGAGGAAGCG GAGGAACAATCCAACGTCAACCTGGCCAAGTTCCGCAAGCTCCAGCATGagctggaggaggctgaggagcgGGCCGACATTGCCGAGTCCCAGGTCAACAAGCTGCGGGTGAAGAGCCGAGAGGTCCACACCAAAGTCATAAGTGAAGAGTAA